Within Psychrobacter sp. DAB_AL43B, the genomic segment CGTCAAAAATAAGCTTAGATGAAATTGTGCCAGAAGAATTGGCTAAGTAAAACGAGCTCGGCAAACGTAGTAATTTATTAAATACCTCTACCCTTATTTTATAGACAAGATTGCGCGATACCAAAGCGGAGTAATAATTACCCAAAAAGCTACCCAATCCACGCACAAAGAACAACATAATTATCAATGCAGGAAACCAAGCTTGTTTGCTTCGATCATTTTGATTAATAGCATCGGTGATATATTGTAATAACTTAGCAATCCAAATCTCTGTTGCCGCATTAATAGCAAACCCTACTATAACTAATATCAGCGCCCACCAATACGGCTTAAGATAACTCAATAGACGCAATAATGTCTTAAGCTTAGGTATTGGCGTTGCCTGTAAAATATCGGAGGTTTTGGTTATGTCAGGTTGGCTCATAAAAGCCTCAATTTAGGTATAATAACTAGAATGAATCGCACTAATCAAGCAGTGCTAACGATAGAGATAGAGCGTCATAAAACAATCGGAGCGCTTAATAGCGCTATTTAATAACACTATTTAATTCCATTATAAAAAACCATCCACAATTATTGTGGTAACGGTTGACCAAGCGGGACAACGGTACTGATGTTTATATTTAAAAAGCCTAATTTACCAGCGACGTCCATGACTCGTATCACTGATTGATGAGTGGCATTAGCATCAGCGGCAATGACAAATAGCATATCACGATTACTACCTGTCTCTTGCTGTAGCATGCTGATTAACTCAGCTTCGTTACTACTGGCAAGAGTGATACCATTGACCAGATAACTACCGTCTTCTTGCACAGCCACCTCAATACTATTTTTGTCTTCTGTCAGCGCGACACCCTCAGCTTCAGGAAGAATAATATTTAAGCGGCTAAAATGGTTAAACGAAGTTGCTAGCAGTAAAAATACGATCAAAAATAATAAGCAATCAATCATTGGGGTTAGATTAATTTCAAGCGGCTCAACAGTTGGTTTTCTAAAGCGCATATTACTCTCTTCAATGTACTTAATACTAATGGGCTTAATGTAGGATTATCATAACTACTATATTACTATTATTACAAACTAGCGGTTGCCACTTTATCTAAACCCAAGCCGTCAATTGAACGCTCGGCTTCTGCCTGATCATCTGCCATTATATGTTGCGCAGGCGTATTAGGCTTATGAGTATGCTCTAACAATTGATAATCATATAGCTCTTGAATCATGAGCCCTGCTTGGGTCTCAAACTGAGCATTGATATCAATAATACGGCGCTGGAAGTAACGATAGGCCACCAGTGCTGGAATAGCGACAATCATACCAGCAGCGGTAGTGATCAGCGCCTGTGACACGCCAGCAGCAAGCATCGTAGGGTCTTGCATCGCACCATCAGTAATGGCTAAAAAAGATGATATGATACCTAATACTGTGCCCAATAAGCCAAGCAATGGCGCAATCGCGCCTATGGTGCCAAGCATATTGATGTTTTTTTCTAATTGATGAACTTGTACACTGGCACGGTTTTGCATATGCATCGTCATCGACTCTAAGCCATACTGGCGATAGAGCAAACCCGTCGCTAGAATATCGCCAAGAGGGCTTTTTTCTTTGACACTTATTAACTGCGTACGGCCGATATCACCATTTTCACGTAGGCGAGTTATTAACTGCTCGCGCAATCTATTAGGTACAATTTTATTAAACTGTAAAGTATGGCTACGCTCGATAATAATCACTAACGCCAAAATTGAGCACAACACGATAGGCGTCATCAGCCAACCACCCGCCTTTACCAACTCCCACATACGAACTCTCTTCTATATTTTTATAAAAATAGTTGTCATCAAGATAACTTGACAAGATAATTTGAACAGTAATTCCAAACGCATTCAATACCTTAAGCTTGTGCTTCTATATGCTTAATTAAGGCGGCTAACTGATCTTGGCTATGGAAAAATATCTCGACGCTACCCTGCCCATCCTTTTTATGCTTAAGCTTAACTTCCGCCCCTAGCATGTCTGTTAGCCTCTGGGTTAAACGTTCAGCATCGCGAGATTGTGCTTGTTCAGTGCGATTGGCTTTGGGCGCTGGCTGCAAGATAGATTTAACAAGCTTTTCAGCTTCACGTACAGTCATGCCACCATCAATTATTTTTTGGGCGATAATAGGCTGCTGCTCAGAGGATAAGGCCAAAAGTGTGCGCGCATGACCCATATCTAGGGCGCTATTCGCTAAATGGTCTTTCACCGTATCGTGTAATTGATTCAGACGCAGTAAATTCGATACCGTGGTACGTGCCTTGCCGACTACTTCAGCAATCATGGCATGACTCATACCAAACTCAGTATGAAAACGCTGTAACGCTGCAGCTTGCTCAATCACTGACAAATCTTCGCGCTGAATATTTTCAATCAAGGCGAGCGCAATCGCCAGCTCATCTGATAGGGCGCGCTCAATCGCTGGAATAACTGACTTGCCTGCCATTTTTGCGGCACGCCAGCGACGTTCACCTGCGATGATTTCATGAGTCACAAACGCTTCACTTTTGTCCTCATTCGCCAGCAATGGTCGGATAACGATAGGCTGCATGACGCCGTGCTGCTCAATAGAAGATGCCAACTCTGCAAGCGCAGTCTCACTCATGTCACGCCGTGGTTGATACTTACCCGCTTGCAATCGTGTCACATCAATTTGCACCAAACTGATTTGATCTTCAGATGCACTATTTTCTGTGCCATTCACTCGATTAATAGTAGCATTGCTTTTAGTCATCGTGCGCGGCGAACGCGCTTTACGATTAACAGTATCTTTTGACTCCGAAGTAATTGACTCGGAAGCAAGCGACTTTACACTGGCTTTTGCCTGAACCGTTTTAGCAGACATTGTTGTATCTAATGTTTCAGTTGGCAAAGTCGCATCAAGCGCAGCCATATCATCTTGCAAGGCAGAGGCGGTAATTTTCTTTTCTTTTTTGATTGACCCCAATAAGGCATCCAAACCTCGATTGGCAGCCAACCCTCTTTTCTTCGCCATGATTACCTATCCTCTAACGCTAAAATAAAAGCCAAATAATTGTTAATGCGGCTTACTAATAAATAATATATTAAGTACTTTTCAGTACTTTGTTGTTTGGCTGATCGTTTGCTGTTATGACTAATACACTGTGTTCATAAATAGCCATTTTCTCTTCTATCAATATAACTAGTTGCTTTGTTTCATGACTTCAGCGGCTAACTTTTGGTAGGCGCGCGAGCCTTTTGACCATCTCTCATACGCAATAACAGGCAAACCATGCGCAGGTGCTTCTGCTAAACGGATGTTTCTTGGAATATGAGTCTTATACATAATATCGCCAAAGTGAGCTTCAAGTTCGGCAGACACATCGCGAGCCAAGGTATTACGGGCATCAAACAATGTTCTCACTACGCCGCGAATATATAGCTTCGGATTCAGCTCGGTTAAGCGCTCTATCGTCTGTGATAAGTCAGCCAAACCCTCTAAGGCATAATACTCACACTGCATCGGAATAATAACGCTATCAGTCGCAACCAAAGCATTAATCGTCAGTAAATTCAAGCTGGGCGCACAGTCTATAATCACATAATCATAAGCAGGCTTTTGAGCCGCTATTTGATCATTGACCAAATCCGCCATCGCTGTTTTAAATAGCTCATGACTGTTGGTTTTACTCATCAAAGTAATATCCATGCCAGCCAAATCACGATTGGCGCCGATAACGTCAAATCCTGCTGGACTGCTGACAATAGCATCAGATAGCGATACGCCATCAAGCAACACATCTGCTATGGTCAACTCTAGCTCATTTTTGTCTACGCCAGTGCCACTAGTCGCGTTGCCCTGTGGGTCTAAGTCAATCAGCAGTACGTGTTTGCGCTTGGCAGCCAAACTGGCGGTCAAATTTACCGCCGTCGTAGTTTTACCTACGCCGCCTTTTTGATTCGCAATTGCTATGATTTCCATACACTCGCTCAATTTAATTAAGATCTATTACTGGTTTTTATTTAAGCTGTTTTTTTATAACTTATTTTATGCCGAATCTCGTTAAAGCTTATTTAACTCAAATGCCCTACTATTCAAATACTAAATTAGTGATAACAAGGTTTAAGCTTTATTGTCTAAATAATATAGTAAATGATATTTCATAATAAAATATTTGTTGTGTCATGATTGTTTGTGTGCTCATAGCTTAGACATTTTTATAAGACAATTCAATTAAATGACGACTATCATGTAAACGTGGCACATTAAGTTTAATGGTCTTAATCTCCCAGTTATCGCCCAGTGCTTGTAGCTCCTCATCGCTCGGAGCCTTACCTTTCATCGCACATAAGTAACCACCATCGGCTAGTCTTGGCTGTGCCGCGTCAACAAAATCTATCAAACTGGCAAACGCTCTAGATGTGACCACATCATAGCTGGCTTCATGCGCTTCAATACGCGAGGCGATAGGCTGCATGTTACTCAAACCAAGCTCGCTGCTGATTTGCTTAATAAAACGAATCTTTTTCTGATTACTATCAAGCGCAGTACATGAGCGCTCAGGTTGGCAAATCGCAATAATAACCGCCGGTAAGCCTGCGCCCGTGCCGATATCAAGCAGCGGCCCTGATGGTAAATGCGTTATAATAGCCAAGCAGTCGATGACATGTTTGATTAGCGCCTCTACTGGGTCAGTAATGGCGGTCAGATTATACGCTTTATTCCATAATAAAAGCTGGTCTAAATACAATAATAACGTGCGCTGCTGCGTCTCACTCAATGCTAGACCCAGCTCATCGATCGCTTGTGCCAAGATATGTGCTAGTGTCGGTAATTGCGCGCCAAGCTTTACAAAGCCTGTCGGATCAATATGGATATTACCCGTGCTAGCAGATGATGAAGATATTTTAGTAGAGTCTGACATACAAGGAATTATCCAGTTTTGATACGTGAACCGTCTATTTTATCATGCAGGCTGCCCATTGAATAGTTGCAGATTGCGCCGATGTACGCCATCTTATACTATCTACGCCTACATTGAGTCGTTATTCTTCCTTGATAGTCTTAAAATTATCATATCGAAGTTAAGGTAAGCGCACTCTTATTAGCTAAAACATGCATCTCTGTATGATACAAAATTGCGCCTAATGACTTCTCTAAAACGTGGCTATATCTTGTAAGATGTCCTATCCATTATAAAAAATTGACCATCAAGAACCAAATGTAAAAATCAAGCATTAAAAATAAATAACCATTCAACCTTATTAAACGACTGACCATACGCTTATGACCGAACAGCCAAACACCCTTATGAATCAAGACCAAAAAGATGCCAGCCATATGATAACGCCTGCCAGTACCTTAAATAATAAGCAGACACATAATAAGCAAACAGATAGTGAACCAGCAGCGCCTATCACGCCTCATCCTATATTCACAGAAGTTAATCAGCGTTGCCTTATTGCTGCCGAACAGCTTAAACGCTATAGTGAGCCCAGTCTGCTACCCACAGATACACGCACCGCACCAGATTTAGATATCGGTTTTGGGCAGCAGCGGGCGCTTAAGGCGTTGTACACTGCGCTCGACATCCACGCTAGTGGCTATCATGTGTTTGCCGCTGGTGAAAATGGCTTAGGTAAAAGGACAGTGATTAGTCGCTTGCTAAGTCGTATCGCTGCCGACGCACCGACGCCTGATGATTGGGTCTACGTGCATAATTTTACCGATCCCCGGACGCCTCTAGCTTTGCACTTACCTGCCGGTCAGGCAGCGCTATTGCAACAACAGGTCAACAACTTATGGCAGCAAGCTAAAAAGCGCCTGAGCCAACGCTTTCGCAGTGATCAATATCAAAGCAAAATCGAAGCCATCAAAAATGACACGCATCAAAAAGAAAGCCATGCCTACGATGCGCTAAATGCTGAGGGCAAACAGTACGACTTAGCGTTGACATTCCGCTCATTTGATAATAAAGCGGTGTTTGTACACCCCAGTCAACTGCCTGCAGAAGAGAACCCTCCTCTTGCTAATAATACAAAAATGGCGAGCAGCAATAAAAGCCAAACAGCGACAGATAAAACCAAAAATACAAAACACCATGCTGATATTCATATCGATGATAATACTCATACTAACGATGCTAATAATGCCGACAGCAATAATAAGTATGATGATAGTGAATACGGCGGTCGCGAATATGAAGCTGAGCTGAGTAATTTTGCTCAAAAGAATCATATGCAAAAGCGGTTGAGTCAGCTGACGATTGCGTTAGAACAATTAGAAGATGAAGCCAATGATGCGATTGAAGCCTTACATCGCAATATTGCACGGCGGGCGCTACAACCTTTGTTTGCCCCTGTGTATGAGCTATTTACGACTCATCCGCTGGTCATCGAGTATCTAAAAGCAGTATTTGCCGATATGGTTACGCATGTCGAGCGTATCGTCAATGGCGATGATGAGGAATTTGTGACGGCGCTGCTGGCCACGACACCTAGTCGATATGCAGTCAATGTCATTGTCAGCCATGAGCCAGATAGTGGTGCACCCGTTATCTTTGAAGATTTGCCGACTCACTTAAACTTACTGGGTCATGTGGAGCAGATTACTCAGTTAGGTACGGTTACCACTGACGTCAGTATGATTCGAGCGGGTGCCTTACACCGCGCCAATGGTGGTTATCTGCTCTTAGAAGCCAGTCATTTGCTTGAGCACCCTTATGCTTGGCAAGGTCTCAAGCGTGCTTTACAGTCACGTAAAATCAAACTCTCTAGCCTTGAGCAAATGCTAACCCTAACAGGCAGCTTATCATTATCACCTGCGCCTATCGACCTTGATATCAAGGTAATTTTGCTAGGTGAAGCAGATCTATATTACCAATTACTTGAGCTTGAGCCTGAATTTGATGCGGTATTCAAAGTGCGCGCTGACTTTCATGATGATGTGGTTCGCACCCATGAGCACGAATTGGCGCTGGTAGGAAAGATGGCTGATATTATCGATTATGCCAAGCTTTATCCTTTTGATAGGAGCGCGCAAGCTGCCCTGCTTGAATACCTGAGCTTACAAGCGGAAGACCAAGACCGCTTGAGTCTACACAGTGATTTACTCATTAAACTCTTGCATGAATCCAACCGTCAGGCGCGTTTAAGTGGTCAAAATATCGTGAGTGCAAATCACGTCACGCAAGCCATCGAAGATATGGATGAGCGCTCAGGATACTTGCGCGACCTATATTGGGATGAGCTGAAAAATGGTCAACAGCTCATCCAAACTCAAGGAAGTGCTGTCGGACAAGTTAACGCCCTCACTGTAGTAAGTTATGCGGATAGTGAATTCGGCATGCCAGCACGTCTGACTGCGGTCATTCAGCCAAATATCGGTACTGGTGAAATCCTCGATATCGAGCGCGATGTTGATTTGGGCGGTAGCTTACACGCCAAGGGTATGCTGATTATGACCAGCTATTTACGCGCGCTATTCAGTCAGCATCATGCGCTAAATTTTAGCGCCTCACTCGCTTTTGAGCAAAGCTACGCTCATATTGATGGTGATAGTGCGACGGTCAGTGAAGGCTGTGCGCTTTTATCGGCCTTAGCAAATGTACCGATCAATCAATCCTTTGCGATTACGGGTTCTATGAACCAGCTGGGTGAGGTGCAAGCAGTCGGTGGTATTAACGCCAAAATTGCAGGCTTCTTTGATGCTTGCCGCGAGCAAGAACTGACCGGACAGCAAGGTGTGGTCATCCCGATGGCAAATGTCAAACAGCTCATGCTGCGTGACGACATCATTA encodes:
- the rsmG gene encoding 16S rRNA (guanine(527)-N(7))-methyltransferase RsmG, whose product is MSDSTKISSSSASTGNIHIDPTGFVKLGAQLPTLAHILAQAIDELGLALSETQQRTLLLYLDQLLLWNKAYNLTAITDPVEALIKHVIDCLAIITHLPSGPLLDIGTGAGLPAVIIAICQPERSCTALDSNQKKIRFIKQISSELGLSNMQPIASRIEAHEASYDVVTSRAFASLIDFVDAAQPRLADGGYLCAMKGKAPSDEELQALGDNWEIKTIKLNVPRLHDSRHLIELSYKNV
- a CDS encoding ATP-binding protein, with the translated sequence MTEQPNTLMNQDQKDASHMITPASTLNNKQTHNKQTDSEPAAPITPHPIFTEVNQRCLIAAEQLKRYSEPSLLPTDTRTAPDLDIGFGQQRALKALYTALDIHASGYHVFAAGENGLGKRTVISRLLSRIAADAPTPDDWVYVHNFTDPRTPLALHLPAGQAALLQQQVNNLWQQAKKRLSQRFRSDQYQSKIEAIKNDTHQKESHAYDALNAEGKQYDLALTFRSFDNKAVFVHPSQLPAEENPPLANNTKMASSNKSQTATDKTKNTKHHADIHIDDNTHTNDANNADSNNKYDDSEYGGREYEAELSNFAQKNHMQKRLSQLTIALEQLEDEANDAIEALHRNIARRALQPLFAPVYELFTTHPLVIEYLKAVFADMVTHVERIVNGDDEEFVTALLATTPSRYAVNVIVSHEPDSGAPVIFEDLPTHLNLLGHVEQITQLGTVTTDVSMIRAGALHRANGGYLLLEASHLLEHPYAWQGLKRALQSRKIKLSSLEQMLTLTGSLSLSPAPIDLDIKVILLGEADLYYQLLELEPEFDAVFKVRADFHDDVVRTHEHELALVGKMADIIDYAKLYPFDRSAQAALLEYLSLQAEDQDRLSLHSDLLIKLLHESNRQARLSGQNIVSANHVTQAIEDMDERSGYLRDLYWDELKNGQQLIQTQGSAVGQVNALTVVSYADSEFGMPARLTAVIQPNIGTGEILDIERDVDLGGSLHAKGMLIMTSYLRALFSQHHALNFSASLAFEQSYAHIDGDSATVSEGCALLSALANVPINQSFAITGSMNQLGEVQAVGGINAKIAGFFDACREQELTGQQGVVIPMANVKQLMLRDDIITAVKAGSFHIYGVHTLNEALTLMTGLPIDTMNKKGRYRKETLFGKVLSRLMLWDENQDTNDDIDDKKSKKKANKKRKAKRQKKEDKRKAVKKDKDVTTDEHS
- a CDS encoding ExbD/TolR family protein, whose product is MRFRKPTVEPLEINLTPMIDCLLFLIVFLLLATSFNHFSRLNIILPEAEGVALTEDKNSIEVAVQEDGSYLVNGITLASSNEAELISMLQQETGSNRDMLFVIAADANATHQSVIRVMDVAGKLGFLNINISTVVPLGQPLPQ
- a CDS encoding ParA family protein, coding for MEIIAIANQKGGVGKTTTAVNLTASLAAKRKHVLLIDLDPQGNATSGTGVDKNELELTIADVLLDGVSLSDAIVSSPAGFDVIGANRDLAGMDITLMSKTNSHELFKTAMADLVNDQIAAQKPAYDYVIIDCAPSLNLLTINALVATDSVIIPMQCEYYALEGLADLSQTIERLTELNPKLYIRGVVRTLFDARNTLARDVSAELEAHFGDIMYKTHIPRNIRLAEAPAHGLPVIAYERWSKGSRAYQKLAAEVMKQSN
- a CDS encoding ParB/RepB/Spo0J family partition protein yields the protein MAKKRGLAANRGLDALLGSIKKEKKITASALQDDMAALDATLPTETLDTTMSAKTVQAKASVKSLASESITSESKDTVNRKARSPRTMTKSNATINRVNGTENSASEDQISLVQIDVTRLQAGKYQPRRDMSETALAELASSIEQHGVMQPIVIRPLLANEDKSEAFVTHEIIAGERRWRAAKMAGKSVIPAIERALSDELAIALALIENIQREDLSVIEQAAALQRFHTEFGMSHAMIAEVVGKARTTVSNLLRLNQLHDTVKDHLANSALDMGHARTLLALSSEQQPIIAQKIIDGGMTVREAEKLVKSILQPAPKANRTEQAQSRDAERLTQRLTDMLGAEVKLKHKKDGQGSVEIFFHSQDQLAALIKHIEAQA
- a CDS encoding MotA/TolQ/ExbB proton channel family protein; this encodes MWELVKAGGWLMTPIVLCSILALVIIIERSHTLQFNKIVPNRLREQLITRLRENGDIGRTQLISVKEKSPLGDILATGLLYRQYGLESMTMHMQNRASVQVHQLEKNINMLGTIGAIAPLLGLLGTVLGIISSFLAITDGAMQDPTMLAAGVSQALITTAAGMIVAIPALVAYRYFQRRIIDINAQFETQAGLMIQELYDYQLLEHTHKPNTPAQHIMADDQAEAERSIDGLGLDKVATASL